Proteins from a single region of Hydra vulgaris chromosome 12, alternate assembly HydraT2T_AEP:
- the LOC100201865 gene encoding atrial natriuretic peptide receptor 1 isoform X2, whose translation MNVILIAVFVFNLNVMACQFILSIGILLPEQSLDENYIYNLTVEMAVKNFNVTGSALKYNVKKLNCEDTVSVTGKSSEFFYNENVDVIIGPDCKKGCDITMNGAEYVGAMMISYDCADYDNMQSKNFARVKPFIDNAAIIAEYYSTLANQFNWKILGILFSSDLFQNIAIEVKELLVAQGFTVRAIDILDYENISYVLVDVEKSMRIILTLICEEDVIKFMVEAKKKGWLNSSLYGIINVNFDPIVAEKAKIKLKIDEDLDKLVIGTFQMRASTVEDDQTEEYLNFKNIITNKYIEKFGAQSWKGLNKAIISASYIYDSILLYLKNAERLVEIKRQQYIENSINQLKKEWYKSISKNTTLCKIYNVTQENKSCTVCNTECILSTGCFNCTNSSFLTFNTNLINYTALKSNFNTAELFENYSMISMEITNTSTNGTTGTINIAQGGSRIPDALLINVLDNYKILYIYRESDLTNLAKAIKNFTKYIRWLGEHVPKDQPKCGFDTQCNENKIDKNKIYLAIGICIASIITLIITWKIYKVQKYENDISSKASFINIEDIKSTIILKSHIHIGEILKEKGEVNKVNGIKKLQAIYQNKTIMLKKLPKERIFITRDISIELKEMRDLEHSNLAKIIGVTIQTPYICIVQNYYKKGSLYDVLLNEDIQLDWVFKNTFLLDIVNGMCALHESPIKLHGHLTSKNCLINHRWVLQISDYGLTEFSACNRSIKSESIEKEQGKYESLLWTAPENINIPQKVSKAGDVYSFGIIIAEIINRKAPYYEHSELRPSDIIHYVKKRCIPPFRPHITLQTGLEPKLLDIMNSCQNELAEERPTFKEVKLSLKTIFGDRTDILDNMIEMMEKYSSDLNKAVKERSEMYKKEKIKSNELLYRCVPAPIAEELLEGSTIEPQHLSLVSLMVIKLENFNKICEMLSPQKAINVINDFHKMVEKVLLADECKSIFKLISIREEIVLCSNIKGFKITSEAADLARIAVKISIELSTYQWRYIKHSNIKLSMVIHSGSATGVVIGNKVPVYSIFGNIINYARSLSDYVPINTIVVTENTTNLLRNDKNYVFEYAGENEDIEKIAPSFLKEIKSIGVAFPDWISDLIIWKFPSEFDAEFRKWCLKKTKSENSLLT comes from the exons atgAACGTGATTTTAATTGccgtttttgtttttaatttaaatgttatggCATGCCAATTCATACTATCTATAGGAATACTTTTACCAGAACAAAGTTTagatgaaaattatatatataatttaacagTTGAAATGGCTGTAAAAAATTTCAACGTAACAGGTAGCGCACTcaaatacaatgtaaaaaaactcAACTGCGAAGATACTGTTTCGGTTAcag gcAAATCAAGTGAGTTCTTTTACAATGAAAATGTAGATGTAATTATTGGACCAGATTGTAAAAAAGGATGTGATATAACCATGAATGGTGCAGAATATGTTGGTGCAATGATGATTTCTTATGATTGTGCAGATTATGATAACATGCAGAGCAAAAACTTTGCACGTGTTAAACCATTTATTGACAATGCTGCCATAATAGCGGAATACTATTCAACTTTAGCTAACCAATTCAATTGGAAAATATTAGGTATTTTATTCTCAAGCGATCTGTTTCAAAATATAGCCATTGAAGTAAAGGAGCTGTTGGTTGCTCAGGGTTTTACTGTAAGAGCAATTGATATATTGGATTACGAGAATATTAGTTATGTTTTGGTTGATGTTGAAAAAAGTATGAGAA ttataTTAACTCTTATATGTGAGGaagatgttataaaatttatggttgaagcaaaaaaaaaaggttggctTAATAGTAGCTTGTATGGTATAATTAATGTAAACTTTGATCCTATTGTAGCAGAAAAAGCCAAGATAAAACTTAAGATTGATGAAGATTTAGATAAACTTGTGATTGGCACATTTCAAATGAGAGCGAGTACAGTAGAAGATGATCAAAcagaagaatatttaaatttcaaaaatattatcacAAACAAGTACATAGAAAAGTTTGGAGCACAAAGTTGGAAGGgattaaataaagcaattatatCAGCTTCCTACATTTATGATTCTATTTTATTGTACCTTAAAAATGCAGAACGACTTGTGGAAATAAAACGTCAGCAATACATTGAAAACAGTattaaccaattaaaaaaagaatggtaTAAAAGCATCAGTAAAAACACAACTTtgtgtaaaatatataatgttaCACAAGAGAATAAAAGCTGCACTGTGTGTAATACTGAATGTATTTTGAGCACTGGATGTTTTAATTGCACAAATTCAAGTTTTCTCACATTTAACACAAACCTGATTAACTACACAGcactaaaatcaaattttaatacaGCAGAACTGTTTGAAAACTATTCAATGATATCTATGGAGATCACAAATACCTCAACAAATG GAACAACTGGGACAATCAACATTGCACAAGGCGGATCACGTATACCTGATGCTTTACTAATAAATGTACTAGataattataagattttatacatttatagaGAATCTGATTTAACTAACCTTgccaaagcaataaaaaattttacaaagtatATAAGGTGGTTAGGAGAGCATGTCCCAAAAGATCAACCTAAATGTGGATTTGACACTCAGtgcaatgaaaacaaaatagacaaaaataaaatatacttagcAATAGGCATTTGTATTGCATCTATAATCACTTTGATTATCACGTGGAAAATATATAAAGtgcaaaaatatgaaaatgatatAAGCAGTAAAGCAtcttttataaacattgaaGATATAAAAAGCACTATTATTTTGAAGTCTCATATACATATAGGTgaaattctaaaagaaaaaggtgaagttaataaagtaaatggcattaaaaagttgcaagcaatatatcaaaataaaacaattatgctTAAAAAGTTACCGAAAGAACGTATCTTTATAACAAGAGATATCTCAATCGAATTAAAAGAAATGAGAGACTTGGAACATTCAAATCTTGCAAAGATCATAGGTGTTACTATACAAACACCTTATATATGCATTGTTCagaattattacaaaaaaggtAGTTTATATGATGTACTTTTAAATGAAGATATCCAGCTGGACTGGGtgttcaaaaatacttttttattagatatagTAAATGGAATGTGTGCATTGCATGAAAGTCCAATAAAGCTACACGGGCACTTAACAtctaaaaactgtttaattaaTCATAGATGGGTACTGCAGATATCAGATTATGGATTGACAGAATTCAGTGCATGCAACCGTTCAATTAAATCAGAATCTATTGAAAAAGAACAAGGAAAATATGAGTCTTTATTATGGACAGCAccagaaaatataaatataccaCAGAAAGTTAGCAAAGCAGGTGATGTATACAGTTTTGGAATTATTATTGCTGAAATTATAAACCGAAAAGCACCCTATTATGAGCACAGTGAATTACGACCAAGTGATATTATTCATTACGTAAAAAAAAGATGCATACCTCCATTTCGCCCACACATTACCTTACAGACTGGGTTAGAACCTAAACTGCTTGATATCATGAACAGTTGCCAAAATGAATTAGCAGAGGAAAGGCCTACATTTAAAGAGGTAAAACTctcattaaaaactatttttggaGATCGAACAGATATACTTGATAACATGATAGAAATGATGGAGAAATATAGTTCAGACCTTAATAAAGCAGTGAAAGAAAGATCAGAAatgtacaaaaaagaaaaaatcaaatcaaatgagCTACTTTACAGATGTGTACCCGCACCTATTGCAGAAGAACTACTTGAAGGATCTACCATTGAACCGCAACATTTAAGTTTGGTTTCTTTAATGGTTATTAagttagaaaattttaataaaatatgcgAAATGCTATCACCTCAAAAAGCGATAAATGTAATTAATGACTTTCATAAAATGGTAGAAAAAGTGCTATTGGCAGACGAATGCAAAAGCATCTTCAAATTGATTTCTATTCGAGaagaaattgttttatgttCTAATATAAAAGGATTTAAAATCACTTCAGAAGCAGCTGATCTGGCAAGAATTGCAGTTAAAATATCTATAGAATTGTCTACTTATCAGTGGAGATACATTAAACACAGTAACATAAAGTTATCGATGGTCATTCACTCAG GTTCTGCAACAGGAGTTGTAATTGGAAACAAAGTTCCTGTTTACAGCATATTTggaaatattataaactatgcTCGATCACTATCTGATTATGTACCTATAAATACAATTGTTGTAACAGAAAATACAACAAACTTATTAAGAAATGATAAGAATTATGTCTTTGAATATGCAGGCGAAAACGAg gatattgaaaaaattgcaccatcatttttgaaagaaataaaatctataGGAGTTGCATTCCCTGACTGGATATCAGATTTAATTATATGGAAATTTCCTTCTGAATTTGATGCAGAATTCCGCAAATGgtgtttaaaaaagacaaaaagtgAAAATAGCCTTCTAACATAA